In bacterium 336/3, the following proteins share a genomic window:
- a CDS encoding aldehyde dehydrogenase, translated as MEVLVEKNVVVNPIADLIARQKSFFKTHKTKDVAYRLEKLSLLQRSIERHKEDIFEALYKDFRKSNFESFVSEVALVIDEIKVMKDNLKDWARPKSTRGSILNFPSTNYLYPEPYGTVLVIGAWNYPFQLTVLPAIGAIAAGNTVVIKPSELPPHTSHVIKVIMQEVFEENYVGVVEGGVEETQALLKERFDKIFFTGSTTVGKIVAKAAAEYITPVTLELGGKSPCIVDEDADLDVTAKRIVWGKFLNGGQTCVAPDYVLAHKSIRSLLINKMSACVTEFYGENPQQSEDFPRIISQRHFERLKKYLDNGVVVKGGETDEKELYIAPTLLDNVTWDDAIMQEEIFGPILPILEFSDLDKVIEDLKYKEKPLACYYFGKSDAKQEKVLENVSFGGACINDTVVHLANSHLPFGGVGNSGMGGYHGKYSFDNFTHYKAVLKKPFWLDIPLRYPPYKGKLGLLQQVFKWL; from the coding sequence ATGGAAGTTCTTGTAGAAAAAAATGTGGTTGTAAATCCCATCGCTGATTTAATTGCTCGTCAAAAATCTTTTTTCAAGACACATAAAACTAAAGATGTAGCTTATCGTTTGGAAAAACTGAGTTTACTACAACGTTCCATAGAACGCCACAAAGAAGATATTTTTGAAGCTCTTTATAAAGATTTCAGGAAGTCAAACTTTGAGTCTTTTGTGTCTGAAGTGGCTTTGGTAATTGATGAAATCAAGGTGATGAAAGACAATCTGAAAGATTGGGCTCGTCCAAAATCTACACGAGGTTCAATACTTAATTTTCCTTCAACAAATTACTTATATCCAGAGCCATATGGCACAGTCCTTGTAATAGGTGCATGGAACTACCCTTTTCAGCTTACAGTGCTTCCTGCTATAGGAGCAATTGCTGCTGGAAATACAGTGGTTATCAAACCTTCAGAACTTCCACCTCATACATCACATGTTATCAAGGTAATAATGCAAGAAGTATTTGAAGAGAACTATGTAGGTGTAGTAGAAGGAGGGGTAGAAGAAACACAAGCTCTTCTAAAAGAACGTTTTGACAAAATATTTTTTACAGGAAGTACAACTGTAGGTAAAATTGTGGCTAAAGCTGCTGCTGAGTATATTACCCCTGTTACACTTGAGTTGGGTGGAAAAAGCCCTTGTATTGTGGATGAAGATGCAGATTTGGATGTAACAGCCAAACGCATTGTTTGGGGTAAGTTTTTGAATGGTGGACAAACATGTGTAGCTCCTGACTATGTATTGGCTCATAAAAGTATTAGAAGCCTGCTCATTAATAAAATGAGTGCTTGTGTTACAGAATTTTATGGCGAAAATCCACAACAAAGTGAAGATTTTCCTCGTATCATCAGTCAACGCCATTTTGAACGCCTCAAAAAATATTTGGATAATGGTGTGGTGGTGAAAGGTGGTGAAACAGACGAAAAAGAATTGTATATAGCTCCAACACTTCTAGACAATGTTACTTGGGACGATGCCATCATGCAAGAGGAGATTTTTGGACCTATTCTGCCTATTTTAGAATTTTCTGATTTGGATAAAGTAATTGAAGATTTGAAATACAAAGAAAAGCCTTTGGCTTGTTATTATTTTGGAAAAAGTGATGCAAAGCAAGAAAAAGTGCTTGAAAATGTCTCGTTTGGTGGAGCTTGTATCAACGATACAGTTGTTCATTTAGCTAATTCTCATCTGCCTTTTGGTGGAGTGGGCAATAGTGGAATGGGAGGTTATCATGGTAAGTATAGTTTTGACAATTTTACTCATTATAAAGCAGTGCTTAAAAAACCATTTTGGTTAGATATTCCTTTGCGTTATCCTCCTTACAAAGGTAAACTAGGTTTATTGCAACAAGTGTTTAAATGGCTGTAA
- a CDS encoding asparagine synthetase B — MYKKTWLVAMMLILSMVGQKAWANYILISMDKAQKNHLKAYGIAYWVLSKIGQEVDWLLNYKGGSFGTKYVQKIENELVVRGISYTVISDAQYNQVLAEIGSPSANMDIVKLEKAPKVAVYSPKTKQPWDDAVTLVLTYAEIPYDLIYDDEIMQNKLIEYDWLHLHHEDFTGQQGKFYAQARNQAWYIQERKELENMAKKWGFSKVSQLKLNIVKKIRDFCFGGGFMFAMCSATDTFDIAMAAEGVDICESMYDGDGADPQAQQKLNFKNTLAFKDFHLERNPYVYEYSDVDNQQHERGVNEKTDFFQLFTFSAKWDPIPTMLTQNHENLVKGFMGQTTAFKKRTIKSEVLVLAETKQCNEARYMHGTYGNGTWTFYGGHDPEDYQHFVGEEPTDLNLHPNSPGYRLILNNVLFPAAKKKKQKT, encoded by the coding sequence ATGTATAAAAAGACTTGGCTCGTTGCAATGATGCTAATTTTGTCTATGGTAGGACAAAAAGCATGGGCAAATTATATTCTCATTTCAATGGATAAAGCCCAAAAAAATCATTTAAAAGCCTATGGTATAGCCTATTGGGTGCTTTCTAAAATTGGTCAAGAAGTAGATTGGCTTTTAAACTACAAAGGGGGCAGTTTTGGAACAAAATACGTTCAGAAAATAGAAAATGAGCTGGTTGTGAGGGGTATAAGCTATACTGTCATTTCTGATGCTCAATACAACCAAGTACTTGCTGAAATTGGTAGTCCTTCAGCTAATATGGATATTGTAAAGCTCGAAAAAGCTCCTAAAGTGGCTGTTTACTCACCCAAAACCAAGCAACCTTGGGATGATGCTGTTACACTTGTACTTACATACGCTGAAATACCTTATGACTTGATTTATGATGATGAAATCATGCAGAATAAACTCATAGAATATGATTGGTTGCACTTACATCATGAAGATTTTACAGGGCAACAAGGTAAATTTTATGCTCAAGCCCGTAATCAAGCGTGGTACATTCAAGAAAGAAAGGAACTGGAAAATATGGCAAAAAAATGGGGATTTTCTAAAGTTTCTCAACTTAAACTCAATATAGTAAAGAAAATCAGAGACTTTTGTTTTGGAGGTGGATTCATGTTTGCTATGTGTTCAGCTACAGATACTTTTGATATTGCCATGGCAGCTGAAGGCGTTGATATTTGTGAAAGTATGTATGATGGTGATGGTGCTGACCCGCAAGCTCAACAAAAATTAAATTTTAAAAATACTCTTGCTTTCAAAGATTTTCATTTAGAACGTAATCCGTATGTATATGAGTACTCAGATGTTGATAATCAACAACATGAGAGAGGTGTAAACGAAAAAACAGATTTCTTCCAATTATTTACTTTTTCTGCCAAGTGGGACCCTATCCCAACCATGCTTACCCAAAATCATGAAAATTTAGTAAAGGGTTTTATGGGACAGACAACAGCGTTCAAAAAGAGAACGATTAAATCTGAAGTACTTGTGCTGGCAGAAACCAAACAGTGTAATGAAGCTCGTTATATGCATGGTACCTATGGAAATGGGACATGGACTTTCTATGGTGGACATGATCCTGAAGATTATCAGCATTTTGTAGGAGAAGAACCAACAGATTTGAATTTACACCCCAATTCACCTGGTTATCGACTTATTTTAAATAATGTACTTTTCCCTGCTGCTAAAAAGAAAAAACAAAAGACATAA